A single genomic interval of Bradyrhizobium sp. sBnM-33 harbors:
- a CDS encoding AMP-binding protein translates to MTTFQEARAFLLKHRTDYDAAVKGFRWPDPVPFNWALDWFDTELARNPDSRDRPALWIVDPGDKETKLTFATLSRRSNQVANFLRTQGLKRGDHLLLLLGNVVPLWETMLAAMKLGVVVIPATTLLTPDELRDRLDRGRARAVVASQDQVAKFAGLGGEGLVRIVVGAASKHDGWLPFEQAASASDDFTPDGPTNANDPMLLYFTSGTTAKPKLVRHSQRSYPVGHLSTMFWLGLQPGDIHLNISSPGWAKHAWSCFFAPWNAGATVFVVNQPRFDAKALLATVGRCGVTTLCAPPTVWRLFIQEKLADFKVSLREVCGAGEPLNPEVIDQVKAAWGLTIRDGYGQTETAALAGNSPGQKVKVGSMGRPLPGYLVRITDNDGHLTKEGEVTLVLGADRPAGLMQGYQGEDGKLSGADGDLYRSGDVVFADDKGYLTFVGRSDDVFKSSDYRISPFELESVLLEHEWVAEAAVVPSPDPIRLAIPKAYVLLVSGVERSPETALSIFKHLHTRLAPFKRIRKIELVTELPKTISGKIRRVQLRRLEHDNNRSDALRGAEFREEEFPELQKVRTAGLES, encoded by the coding sequence ATGACGACCTTCCAGGAAGCGCGCGCCTTTCTGCTCAAGCACCGCACCGATTACGATGCGGCCGTGAAGGGGTTTCGCTGGCCCGATCCGGTTCCATTCAACTGGGCGCTGGACTGGTTCGACACGGAGCTCGCGCGCAATCCTGACAGCCGGGATCGCCCGGCGCTCTGGATCGTCGATCCCGGCGACAAGGAGACAAAACTCACGTTCGCGACATTGTCGCGTCGCTCCAATCAGGTGGCGAACTTCCTGCGGACGCAGGGCCTGAAGCGCGGCGATCATCTGTTGCTGCTGCTCGGCAATGTCGTGCCGCTGTGGGAGACCATGCTGGCGGCGATGAAGCTCGGCGTCGTCGTGATTCCCGCGACCACGCTGCTTACGCCGGACGAGTTGCGCGATCGGCTCGACCGGGGCAGGGCGCGGGCGGTGGTCGCCTCGCAGGATCAAGTCGCAAAGTTTGCAGGCCTTGGCGGCGAGGGACTGGTGCGCATTGTGGTCGGCGCGGCATCGAAGCACGATGGCTGGCTGCCCTTTGAACAGGCTGCCAGCGCCTCGGACGACTTTACGCCTGATGGCCCGACCAACGCCAACGACCCAATGCTGCTCTATTTCACCTCGGGCACCACGGCGAAACCAAAGCTGGTGCGGCACAGTCAGCGCAGCTATCCGGTCGGCCACCTCTCGACGATGTTCTGGCTCGGCCTGCAGCCGGGTGATATCCATCTGAACATCTCTTCGCCGGGCTGGGCCAAGCACGCCTGGAGCTGCTTCTTCGCGCCGTGGAATGCGGGGGCCACCGTGTTCGTGGTCAACCAGCCGCGTTTTGACGCAAAAGCCTTGCTCGCGACCGTCGGCCGCTGCGGCGTCACCACGCTGTGCGCACCGCCGACGGTATGGCGGCTATTCATTCAGGAGAAGCTCGCGGATTTCAAGGTCAGCCTGCGCGAGGTCTGCGGCGCGGGCGAGCCGCTCAATCCCGAAGTGATCGATCAGGTGAAGGCGGCGTGGGGCCTCACCATCCGCGACGGCTACGGCCAGACCGAGACCGCGGCGCTGGCCGGAAACTCGCCGGGCCAGAAGGTCAAAGTCGGCTCGATGGGCCGTCCATTGCCGGGATACCTGGTGCGGATCACCGACAATGACGGCCACCTCACCAAGGAGGGCGAGGTGACACTCGTGCTCGGAGCCGACCGCCCCGCAGGCCTGATGCAGGGCTATCAGGGCGAGGATGGTAAATTGAGCGGCGCGGATGGCGATCTCTACCGCTCAGGCGACGTGGTGTTTGCCGACGACAAGGGCTATCTCACCTTTGTCGGCCGCTCCGACGACGTCTTCAAATCGTCGGACTACCGCATCAGCCCGTTCGAGCTGGAAAGCGTTTTGCTCGAACATGAGTGGGTAGCCGAAGCTGCCGTCGTCCCAAGTCCCGATCCGATCCGGCTCGCGATCCCCAAGGCCTATGTGCTGCTGGTCTCAGGCGTGGAGCGCTCGCCGGAGACGGCGCTGTCGATCTTCAAACACCTGCACACGCGGCTGGCGCCGTTCAAGCGCATCCGCAAGATTGAGCTGGTGACGGAGCTGCCGAAGACGATTTCGGGAAAAATCCGCCGCGTGCAGTTGCGCCGGCTGGAGCATGATAATAACCGCAGTGACGCGCTGCGCGGCGCCGAGTTCCGCGAAGAAGAATTCCCGGAGTTGCAGAAGGTGCGGACCGCCGGGCTGGAGAGCTAA
- the mmsB gene encoding 3-hydroxyisobutyrate dehydrogenase, whose amino-acid sequence MASIAFIGLGNMGGPMAANLVKAGHKVTAFDLVAASRDQAKADGADIAESSVASVKGADVVITMLPAGKHVLSVWNEVVPAMTKDTLIIDCSTIDVESAKQAHALAAKHGMLSVDAPVSGGTGGAKGATLTFMCGGEEKAFAAAKPVLENMGKKIVHCGAAGAGQAAKICNNMILAVSMIAVGEAFALAEKLGLSHQALFDVASTSSGQCWALTSYCPVPGPVPTSPANNGYKPGFASALMVKDLTLAQDAANATGAATPLGKHAQEIYKAFDAAGHGGVDFSGIIQHVRSLAAK is encoded by the coding sequence ATGGCAAGTATCGCATTTATTGGCCTCGGCAATATGGGCGGGCCGATGGCGGCTAATCTGGTCAAGGCCGGCCACAAGGTCACCGCGTTCGATCTGGTTGCCGCATCGCGCGATCAGGCCAAGGCAGACGGCGCTGATATCGCGGAGAGTTCGGTCGCTTCCGTCAAGGGCGCCGATGTCGTCATCACCATGCTGCCGGCGGGTAAGCATGTGCTGTCGGTCTGGAACGAGGTCGTCCCTGCCATGACCAAGGACACACTGATCATCGATTGCTCGACCATCGACGTCGAAAGCGCCAAGCAGGCGCATGCGCTGGCTGCGAAGCACGGCATGCTCTCGGTTGACGCGCCGGTGTCGGGCGGAACCGGCGGCGCCAAGGGTGCGACGCTGACCTTCATGTGCGGCGGCGAGGAAAAGGCTTTTGCGGCGGCGAAACCCGTGCTGGAGAACATGGGCAAGAAGATCGTGCATTGCGGTGCCGCCGGTGCAGGGCAGGCCGCCAAGATCTGCAACAACATGATACTCGCGGTATCCATGATTGCAGTGGGTGAGGCCTTTGCGCTAGCGGAGAAGCTGGGCCTCTCGCATCAGGCACTGTTCGACGTCGCCTCGACCTCATCGGGGCAGTGCTGGGCGCTGACGTCCTATTGCCCCGTTCCGGGTCCGGTGCCGACCTCGCCGGCGAACAACGGTTACAAGCCCGGCTTTGCATCGGCCTTGATGGTAAAGGACCTCACGCTGGCACAGGACGCGGCCAATGCCACCGGCGCCGCAACGCCGCTCGGCAAGCATGCGCAGGAAATCTACAAGGCTTTTGATGCCGCCGGCCATGGCGGGGTGGATTTTTCCGGGATTATCCAGCACGTTAGGAGCCTTGCTGCGAAATGA
- a CDS encoding enoyl-CoA hydratase/isomerase family protein, whose amino-acid sequence MTDTAIADGDLIARKEGSAGILRLNRPKAINAVTLEMFHDVDKALDVFEADPDVAVIVLEGAGERGLCAGGDIRALWESSKVKGDLGKILWRDEYILNARIKKFPKPYVAFMDGIVMGGGVGLSAHSSHRVVTERTKLAMPEVGLGFFPDVGGTWLLSHSPGEIGTYFGLTGQTMNGPDAIHAKFADTVVPSAKLPALREALTKVAPGTTSADVRKLIEGFSTGETAGPVAAQQAKIDTLFSHDRMEDIIAALQRDDSDFAQATLKTLNEKSPRGMVVTLKLLRLARSARSLEECLVREYRAALEVFASDDFREGVRAAVIDKDRSPKWSPPRIEDVTPELVAPYFAEIGANELKFP is encoded by the coding sequence ATGACGGATACTGCCATTGCAGACGGCGACCTGATCGCGCGCAAGGAAGGTTCGGCCGGCATCCTCCGTCTGAACCGGCCGAAGGCAATCAATGCCGTGACGCTGGAGATGTTTCACGACGTCGACAAGGCGCTTGATGTCTTTGAGGCCGATCCCGATGTTGCCGTGATCGTACTTGAAGGCGCCGGCGAGCGCGGCCTCTGCGCCGGCGGCGACATCCGCGCGCTATGGGAAAGCTCCAAGGTCAAGGGCGATCTCGGCAAGATTCTATGGCGCGACGAATACATCCTCAACGCCCGCATCAAGAAATTTCCGAAGCCGTATGTCGCTTTCATGGACGGCATCGTCATGGGTGGCGGCGTCGGACTGTCAGCGCACTCCAGCCATCGCGTCGTCACCGAGAGGACGAAACTCGCGATGCCGGAAGTCGGCCTTGGCTTCTTCCCCGACGTCGGCGGCACCTGGTTGTTGTCGCATTCGCCGGGCGAGATCGGCACCTATTTTGGCTTGACCGGGCAGACCATGAACGGTCCGGATGCCATTCATGCAAAGTTTGCCGATACGGTGGTGCCGTCGGCAAAACTGCCGGCCTTGCGTGAGGCGTTGACGAAGGTAGCGCCGGGCACGACATCGGCTGACGTCAGGAAACTGATCGAGGGCTTTTCGACCGGAGAGACGGCCGGGCCGGTCGCCGCGCAGCAGGCGAAGATCGACACGCTATTCTCTCACGATCGCATGGAAGACATCATCGCGGCGCTGCAGCGCGATGATTCTGATTTCGCGCAGGCGACGCTAAAGACGCTGAACGAAAAGTCGCCGCGCGGCATGGTGGTGACGCTCAAGCTGCTAAGGCTGGCGCGTAGCGCGCGCTCGCTGGAGGAATGCCTGGTGCGGGAATATCGCGCCGCACTGGAAGTGTTTGCCAGCGACGATTTCCGTGAGGGCGTGCGCGCCGCCGTAATCGACAAGGACCGTAGCCCAAAATGGTCGCCGCCGCGCATCGAGGACGTGACGCCGGAACTGGTCGCGCCTTACTTCGCCGAGATCGGCGCCAATGAGCTGAAATTTCCCTGA
- a CDS encoding isobutyryl-CoA dehydrogenase: MQFALNEDQVAVRDMAREFAAEKIAPHALRWDEEKHFPVDVMREAASLGIGGIYIKDDVGGSAMTRFDAALIFEALATGCPTVSAFISIHNMASWMIDAYGNDTQRQKWLPKLCTMEQLASYCLTEPGSGSDAAALRTRAVREGDHYVLNGQKQFISGAGGGDLYVVMVRTGGEGPGGISTLVIPADTPGVSFGANERKMGWNAQPTRAVMFENARVPVENRLGEEGIGFKIAMAGLDGGRLNIAACSLGGAQSALDKSLAYMKERKAFGKRLDEFQALQFRLADMATELEAARTFVWRAAAALDRKDADATMLCAMAKRFGTDVGFEVANQALQLHGGYGYLSEYGIEKIVRDLRVHQILEGTNEIMRLIVSRNLIEGAR, translated from the coding sequence ATGCAGTTCGCTCTCAACGAGGATCAGGTGGCGGTTCGCGACATGGCGCGCGAATTCGCCGCCGAGAAGATCGCGCCGCATGCGCTCCGCTGGGACGAGGAGAAGCATTTTCCAGTCGATGTGATGCGCGAGGCCGCGAGCCTCGGCATCGGCGGCATTTACATCAAGGACGACGTCGGCGGCTCTGCCATGACCCGCTTCGACGCCGCCCTGATCTTCGAGGCGCTGGCGACCGGCTGTCCGACGGTGTCGGCCTTCATCTCGATCCATAACATGGCGTCCTGGATGATCGATGCCTATGGCAACGATACCCAGCGGCAAAAATGGCTGCCAAAGCTCTGCACCATGGAGCAGCTGGCGAGTTATTGCCTGACGGAACCGGGCTCCGGCTCGGACGCCGCAGCGCTGCGCACCCGCGCGGTGCGCGAGGGCGATCATTATGTGCTCAACGGCCAGAAACAGTTCATCTCCGGCGCCGGCGGCGGCGACCTCTATGTCGTGATGGTGCGGACCGGCGGCGAGGGGCCCGGCGGCATCTCGACGCTGGTGATCCCGGCCGATACGCCGGGCGTTTCCTTCGGCGCCAACGAGCGCAAGATGGGCTGGAACGCGCAGCCGACCCGCGCAGTGATGTTTGAGAACGCGCGCGTGCCGGTCGAGAACCGGCTGGGCGAGGAGGGCATCGGCTTCAAGATCGCGATGGCCGGGCTCGACGGCGGCCGCCTCAACATCGCGGCGTGCTCGCTCGGCGGCGCGCAGAGCGCGCTTGATAAATCGCTGGCCTACATGAAGGAGCGAAAAGCCTTCGGCAAGCGCCTCGATGAATTCCAGGCGCTGCAGTTTCGCCTCGCCGACATGGCGACCGAGCTGGAGGCGGCGCGGACGTTCGTGTGGCGCGCGGCGGCGGCGCTCGACCGCAAGGATGCGGATGCCACCATGCTGTGCGCGATGGCCAAACGGTTCGGGACCGATGTCGGCTTCGAGGTCGCCAACCAGGCGCTACAGCTTCACGGCGGCTACGGCTACTTGAGCGAATACGGCATTGAAAAAATCGTCCGCGACCTGCGCGTGCACCAGATCTTGGAAGGCACCAACGAAATCATGCGGCTGATCGTGTCGCGCAACCTGATCGAGGGCGCGCGATGA
- a CDS encoding CoA-acylating methylmalonate-semialdehyde dehydrogenase → MRSIGHFIGGKEVKGTSGRTADVFEPMTGDVQAKVALASRAEVRAAVENAALAQPEWANTNPQRRARVMMKFLELVQRDYDKLAELLAREHGKTVPDAKGDIQRGLEVVEFACGIPHLLKGEYTEGAGPGIDIYSLRQPLGVVAGITPFNFPAMIPMWKFAPAIACGNAFILKPSERDPGVPMRLAELMMEAGLPPGILNVVNGDKEAVDAILDDPDIKAIGFVGSTPIAQYIYERAAQTGKRCQCFGGAKNHAIVMPDADMDQTVDALIGAGYGSGGERCMAVSVAVPVGKTTADRLMEKLIPRVESLKIGTSVDPSADYGPLVTREAVEKVKNYIDIGIKEGATLAVDGRGFKMQGYEKGFYLGGSLFDNVTKDMRIYKEEIFGPVLSVVRAHDYKEALALPSEHDYGNGVAIFTRDGDAARDFAAKVNVGMVGINVPIPVPIAYYTFGGWKKSGFGDLNQHGPDSVRFYTKTKTVTSRWPSGVKEGAEFSIPLMK, encoded by the coding sequence ATGCGCTCAATCGGACACTTTATCGGCGGCAAAGAGGTCAAGGGAACGTCTGGCCGGACGGCCGACGTGTTCGAGCCGATGACCGGCGACGTCCAGGCCAAGGTGGCCCTGGCATCAAGAGCGGAAGTCCGCGCGGCCGTCGAAAACGCTGCGCTCGCCCAGCCCGAATGGGCCAACACCAATCCGCAGCGCCGCGCGCGGGTGATGATGAAGTTCCTCGAACTGGTGCAGCGCGACTATGACAAGCTCGCTGAATTGCTGGCACGGGAGCACGGCAAGACCGTTCCCGACGCCAAGGGCGACATCCAGCGCGGCCTCGAAGTCGTGGAATTCGCCTGCGGTATTCCGCATCTGCTGAAGGGCGAATACACCGAGGGCGCCGGTCCCGGCATCGACATTTACTCGCTGCGGCAGCCGCTTGGAGTCGTCGCCGGCATCACGCCGTTCAATTTCCCGGCGATGATCCCGATGTGGAAATTCGCGCCCGCGATCGCCTGCGGCAACGCCTTTATCCTGAAGCCTTCGGAGCGCGATCCCGGCGTGCCGATGCGGCTGGCCGAGCTGATGATGGAAGCAGGGCTGCCGCCCGGCATCCTCAACGTCGTCAACGGCGACAAGGAAGCCGTCGATGCCATCCTTGACGATCCCGATATCAAGGCGATCGGCTTCGTCGGCTCGACGCCGATCGCACAATACATCTATGAGCGCGCGGCCCAGACCGGCAAGCGCTGCCAGTGTTTTGGCGGCGCCAAGAACCACGCCATCGTGATGCCCGACGCCGATATGGACCAAACCGTCGATGCCTTGATCGGCGCTGGCTACGGCTCGGGCGGCGAGCGCTGCATGGCGGTGTCGGTCGCGGTCCCCGTCGGCAAAACCACCGCCGACCGGCTAATGGAAAAGCTGATCCCGCGCGTGGAGTCGCTCAAGATCGGCACCTCGGTCGATCCGTCCGCCGATTACGGCCCGCTGGTGACGCGCGAAGCTGTCGAGAAGGTGAAGAACTACATCGATATCGGTATCAAGGAAGGCGCCACGCTCGCTGTCGACGGCCGCGGCTTCAAGATGCAGGGCTACGAGAAGGGCTTTTATCTCGGCGGTTCGCTGTTCGACAACGTCACCAAGGACATGCGGATCTACAAGGAAGAAATCTTCGGCCCCGTGCTCTCGGTGGTGCGCGCCCACGACTACAAGGAAGCGCTGGCGCTGCCGTCGGAGCATGACTACGGCAATGGTGTCGCAATCTTCACCCGCGACGGCGACGCCGCGCGCGACTTTGCCGCCAAGGTCAATGTCGGCATGGTCGGCATCAACGTGCCGATCCCGGTGCCGATCGCGTACTACACCTTCGGCGGTTGGAAGAAGTCGGGCTTCGGCGATCTCAACCAGCACGGTCCGGACTCGGTCCGCTTCTATACCAAGACCAAGACGGTGACCTCGCGCTGGCCGTCCGGTGTCAAGGAAGGCGCGGAGTTCTCGATCCCGCTGATGAAGTAA
- a CDS encoding LysR family transcriptional regulator → MLDQGTKTIDWDDFRFVLAIVRGGSVSAAAKQLSVDHATVIRRVDRLERHLSAKLFNRRKTGYLLTEAGQRVADSAEAMESTIVANQEAVGGSRAQLTGTVRIGAPDGFGSHFLAARLLKFTERYPDLDLQLVATARLFSLSKREADIAISLSMPKEGRIVGRKLLDYSLGLYAAPAYLDRAPKIVSRGDLPGHRFVGYIEELLFTPELDYLPQVSPKISAKFRSANLIAQLNATIAGFGIAVLPHFMAKAHPELSAVLPDEVRISRTFWMLMHADSKDLARIRAVADYISETVESERALFGGR, encoded by the coding sequence ATGCTGGATCAAGGCACCAAGACGATCGACTGGGATGACTTCCGTTTCGTGCTGGCGATCGTGCGCGGCGGATCGGTTTCCGCTGCCGCCAAGCAGCTATCGGTCGATCATGCCACCGTGATCCGCCGTGTCGACCGGCTGGAACGGCATCTCTCCGCAAAACTGTTCAACCGCCGCAAGACCGGCTACCTCCTGACCGAAGCCGGCCAGCGCGTGGCCGACAGCGCGGAGGCGATGGAATCCACCATCGTCGCCAACCAGGAGGCGGTCGGCGGCTCGCGCGCCCAGCTCACCGGAACGGTCCGGATCGGCGCCCCCGACGGGTTCGGCAGCCATTTCCTGGCCGCGCGGCTTCTGAAATTCACCGAGCGGTATCCCGATCTCGACCTGCAGCTCGTCGCCACCGCACGGCTGTTCAGCCTGTCGAAGCGCGAGGCCGACATTGCGATCAGCCTCTCCATGCCCAAGGAGGGCCGGATCGTCGGGCGCAAGCTGCTCGACTACAGTCTCGGGCTCTATGCCGCGCCGGCCTATCTCGACCGGGCCCCCAAAATCGTATCGCGCGGCGACCTGCCGGGACATCGCTTCGTCGGCTATATCGAGGAACTGCTGTTCACGCCGGAACTGGACTACCTGCCGCAGGTCTCGCCAAAAATCTCGGCCAAATTCCGCAGCGCCAACCTGATCGCGCAGCTCAACGCCACCATCGCCGGTTTCGGCATCGCCGTGCTCCCGCATTTCATGGCGAAGGCGCATCCCGAATTGAGCGCGGTGCTGCCCGACGAGGTCAGGATCTCGCGCACGTTCTGGATGCTGATGCACGCCGACAGCAAGGATCTGGCGCGGATCAGGGCGGTGGCCGATTACATCAGCGAGACGGTGGAGAGCGAGCGGGCGCTGTTTGGCGGGCGGTAA
- a CDS encoding TetR/AcrR family transcriptional regulator: MRYSKEHKQETHARIVKKASVRLREKGAHGIGVADLMKEAGLTHGGFYAHFDSREALVIEAFAYAMDRSVEHWRQIAADTPPEKRLSTIIDSYVSPVHRDDPGRGCAVPTLGAEIARESAKTRKAFAAKLEQLIDVMADQIPDVPRKAARRQAMGTLATMMGTLVMSRVAGSGELSDEILVAGREAALTRAETKPAVKKARAKVN; this comes from the coding sequence ATGCGTTATTCGAAAGAGCACAAGCAGGAGACCCACGCGCGGATCGTGAAGAAGGCCTCGGTGCGGCTGCGCGAAAAGGGCGCCCATGGCATCGGCGTCGCCGACCTGATGAAGGAGGCCGGCCTGACTCATGGCGGCTTCTACGCCCATTTCGATTCCCGTGAGGCGCTCGTCATCGAGGCCTTTGCCTATGCGATGGACCGCTCGGTCGAGCACTGGCGACAAATCGCCGCTGATACCCCGCCGGAAAAGCGGCTGTCGACGATCATCGACTCCTACGTCTCGCCAGTGCATCGCGACGATCCCGGCCGTGGTTGCGCCGTTCCCACCTTAGGTGCCGAGATCGCCCGGGAAAGTGCAAAGACGCGCAAGGCCTTTGCCGCCAAGCTGGAGCAGTTGATCGACGTGATGGCCGATCAAATTCCGGACGTGCCGCGCAAAGCGGCGCGCAGGCAGGCGATGGGTACGCTGGCGACGATGATGGGCACCCTGGTGATGTCTCGCGTTGCCGGCAGCGGCGAATTGTCCGACGAAATTCTCGTCGCCGGCCGCGAGGCGGCGCTGACCCGCGCCGAGACGAAGCCGGCCGTGAAGAAAGCACGGGCAAAGGTGAATTGA
- a CDS encoding PaaI family thioesterase, which yields MTMTETVDLFSFDTRRHRVVDWQAPGPVAKAAAGMSGLETMCAIRDGILPPPPMARLIGFEMRIAEPGRIVMELDPDESLENTMGLLHGATAAALLDTAMGCAITTMQPVGQSSVTLDLKLTYLRPLSVRSGAISAEGKVIKLGRQTSYAEGFVRDRVGNLAVHATATFTMIGVEKAN from the coding sequence ATGACTATGACCGAGACTGTCGATCTTTTTTCGTTCGATACGCGCAGGCATCGGGTGGTGGATTGGCAGGCGCCGGGACCTGTGGCGAAGGCCGCTGCCGGGATGTCCGGACTGGAGACCATGTGCGCGATCCGCGACGGCATCCTGCCACCACCGCCGATGGCGCGGCTGATCGGTTTCGAGATGCGCATCGCGGAGCCCGGCCGGATCGTGATGGAACTCGATCCGGATGAAAGCCTCGAAAATACCATGGGCTTGCTCCATGGCGCGACCGCCGCGGCGCTCCTGGATACCGCCATGGGTTGTGCCATCACCACCATGCAGCCGGTGGGGCAGAGTTCGGTCACGCTGGACCTCAAGCTGACCTATCTGCGGCCGTTGTCGGTGCGCTCTGGCGCGATTTCGGCGGAAGGCAAAGTGATAAAGCTCGGCCGCCAGACCAGCTATGCCGAAGGCTTCGTCCGCGACCGTGTGGGAAATCTTGCAGTGCACGCGACCGCAACGTTCACGATGATCGGCGTTGAAAAGGCGAATTAG